Proteins found in one Miscanthus floridulus cultivar M001 chromosome 4, ASM1932011v1, whole genome shotgun sequence genomic segment:
- the LOC136550173 gene encoding peptidyl-prolyl cis-trans isomerase FKBP20-2, chloroplastic-like translates to MLDAAARHRDMVSSRSRFVSRRLREERRRWLWLPALDLESVITRRGVHQQMRRGALGSLTRRPSRHLVRLRLRAVHLGPCAERPQPERTGCQFAGSGPKRPKPKTQNPDPPISLSLRRNCEHRREETQRRGAPFGGGEEMEMTPSSRSVLSSCNWLAARVPRMTASAGARRKEKGVVCILSGSGEKDVVQRRIRRRAAFSLLLASPALSVAFSAYGKSKTMNPYDERRLLQQNKKIQEANRAPDDFPNFIREGFQVKIVTTDNYITRDSGLMYEDIKVGTGDSPKDGQQIIFHYVGYNEAGRRIDSTYIQGSPAKIRLGNGTLVPGFEEGVRDMKPGGKRRIIIPPELGPPVGPSTFFSAKQFEVFDVELLAVQDCQRRTIAFYSDVVCS, encoded by the exons atgcTGGACGCGGCGGCGCGCCACCGTGACATGGTCTCCTCCCGCTCGCGCTTCGTGTCTCGGCGGCTGCGGGAGGAACGGAGGAGATGGCTATGGCTCCCCGCCCTGGACCTGGAGAGCGTGATCACGAGGCGCGGGGTCCACCAGCAGATGCGACGCGGCGCGCTTGGCTCACTGACGCGTAGGCCCTCCCGGCATCTCGTCCGCCTGCGGCTGCGCGCGGTCCACCTCGGCCCGTGCGCCGAGCGCCCGCAGCCGGAACGGACTGGATGCCAGTTCGCTGGGAGCGGACCCAAAAGGCCAAAACCCAAAACCCAAAATCCAGACCCGCCGATCAGCTTATCCCTTCGCAGGAACTGCGAGCACAGGAGAGAGGAGACACAGAGGCGAGGCGCGCCATTTGGGGGAGGAGAGGAAATGGAGATGACGCCCTCCTCCCGCTCCGTGCTCTCCTCCTGCAACT GGCTGGCCGCTCGAGTTCCGCGCATGACGGCATCCGCTGGTgcaaggaggaaggagaagggagtaGTATG TATCTTGAGCGGCAGCGGGGAGAAAGACGTGGTACAGAGGAGGATCCGGAGGCGAGCTGCCTTTTCTTTGCTGCTGGCTTCACCGGCCCTGTCAGTGGCGTTCTCGGCCTATGGGAAGAGTAAAACCATGAACCCTTACGATGAAAGGCGGCTGCTTCAGCAGAATAAGAAGATTCAGGAAGCCAACCGTGCCCCTGACGATTTCCCAAACTTCATCAGAGAAG GTTTCCAGGTCAAAATAGTGACAACAGACAACTACATTACACGGGACTCTGGGCTAATGTATGAGGACATTAAAGTTGGTACAGGTGATTCTCCAAAGGATGGTCAGCAG ATTATATTCCATTATGTGGGCTACAATGAAGCAGGACGAAGAATAGATAGCACCTATATTCAGGGTTCCCCTGCAAAAATTCGGTTAGGGAATGGAACTCTAGTTCCAGG TTTTGAAGAAGGCGTACGGGACATGAAACCAGGTGGTAAGAGAAGAATTATAATACCTCCAGAGCTTGGTCCTCCT GTTGGGCCTTCGACGTTCTTCAGTGCGAAGCAGTTCGAAGTGTTTGATGTGGAGCTACTGGCGGTGCAGGACTGCCAGCGGAGGACGATAGCCTTTTATTCCGATGTTGTGTGCAGCTGA
- the LOC136550174 gene encoding uncharacterized protein produces the protein MSRWRAAASSISAAAAVASRNSAAEARVLSRALAKAPSPLPLPLQTLSRTFAKSAAAAATATSPGTGASSPPAGPRPEIRLNSMFLSKPCSLALPPDSPHRAVDPQYEGIKRFLLTLLLFYSKQSKSIRGANVVYDRITSQVDAPAIYDVFQLEKTFKTTFSLLVLHMWLVLRRLKEEGKDGVKFGQYIYEMYNHDVELRVSKAGVNLLLIKWMKELEKIFYGNIVKYDAAISPEARQDDLVNVIWRNIYAEEGSEAMDAAAAPAVQALSRYTRREATCLSLTDKDSMFSGNFKFTTLLPATPSPSPKKPAR, from the exons ATGTCACGGTGGCGCGCCGCCGCGTCCAgcatctccgccgccgccgccgttgcctcCCGCAACTCTGCGGCGGAAGCCCGCGTCCTCTCCAGGGCTTTGGCGAAGGCTCCCTCGCCGCTTCCGCTTCCTCTCCAAACCCTCTCGAGAACCTTCGCCAagtccgctgccgccgccgccacggccacgTCTCCCGGCACTGGCGCCTCCTCCCCGCCCGCCGGGCCGAGGCCCGAG ATCAGACTGAATTCTATGTTCTTATCCAAGCCCTGTTCATTAGCGTTGCCACCTGACTCCCCTCATAGAGCAGTGGATCCACAATATGAAGGCATCAAGCGATTCCTGCTCACACTGTTGTTGTTCTACAGTAAGCAAAGCAAGTCCATCAGAGGGGCAAATGTTGTTTATGATCGAATCACTTCTCAAGTTGATGCACCTGCTATTTATGATG TTTTTCAGTTGGAGAAAACATTTAAGACAACATTTTCATTGCTTGTTCTCCATATGTGGCTTGTTCTGCGCCGCTTGAAGGAAGAAGGGAAGGATGGTGTTAAGTTTGGACAGTACATCTATGAAATGTACAACCACGATGTAGAGCTCAGAGTTTCAAAAGCTGGG GTTAACTTGCTCTTGATAAAATGGATGAAGGAGCTAGAGAAAATATTCTATGGAAACATTGTGAAGTATGATGCTGCGATAAGCCCAGAGGCTCGTCAAGATGATCTCGTAAATGTCATCTGGAG AAATATTTATGCTGAGGAAGGTTCAGAGGCTATGGATGCGGCTGCTGCCCCTGCTGTCCAG GCATTGTCAAGATACACACGAAGGGAGGCAACTTGTCTATCATTGACTG ACAAAGATTCTATGTTCTCTGGAAACTTCAAATTCACAACCTTGCTGCCGGCAACTCCCAGTCCCAGCCCAAAGAAGCCTGCGCGATGA